Proteins found in one Triticum aestivum cultivar Chinese Spring chromosome 4D, IWGSC CS RefSeq v2.1, whole genome shotgun sequence genomic segment:
- the LOC123096274 gene encoding MLO-like protein 4 isoform X1, with protein sequence MAEEGRSLAETPTWSVATVTTLMVAACFLIERSLSRLAKWLRKTKRKAMLAALEKIREELMLLGVISLLLSQTARWISEICVPSTLFTSKFYMCTEKDFADLDHHGDGTANDTHIARILVGGQSMHVCDEGHEPFVSYEGLEQLHRFLFILGFTHVLYSFVTVVLSMIKIYSWRKWETQACTLSREQLQRKLGERLCEGNLPLFSIMHLTHGAKVKYFFGCNQMLQLCFLRQFKGSIKKSDYMALRLGFITYHKLPHSYDFHKYMVRSMEDDYNGSVGISWPLWAYAIICIFVNVHGLNIYFWLSFAPVIIVLLVGTELQHVVAQLALEVVEATATNVGTQLKLRDDLFWFGKPRVLWWLIQFISFQNAFEMATFLWSLWELSANSCFMKNQYMVVIRLASGLLVQIWCSYSTLPLNVIISQMGSKFKKSLVSESVRDSLHSWCKRIKDRRHNPLFMRNGTLTSRSVCSLGTLSRTVSASSLDEALTVVTVDDEEEISHIEQDIRHP encoded by the exons ATGGCGGAGGAGGGGAGGTCTCTGGCGGAGACGCCGACGTGGTCGGTTGCCACGGTCACCACGCTCATGGTCGCCGCATGCTTCCTCATCGAGCGCTCGCTCTCACGCCTCGCCAAG TGGCTGCGGAAGACGAAGCGGAAGGCCATGCTCGCCGCACTCGAGAAGATCCGCGAAG AACTGATGCTGCTTGGCGTGATATCACTGCTGCTGAGCCAGACGGCCAGGTGGATATCAGAGATCTGCGTGCCATCGACACTCTTCACCAGCAAATTCTATATGTGCACAGAGAAAGATTTCGCCGATCTGGACCATCATGGGGATGGCACTGCTAACGACACCCACATTGCTAGAATCCTAGTTGGCGGTCAGTCGATGCATGTTTGCGATGAG GGTCATGAACCTTTTGTTTCATATGAGGGTCTTGAGCAGCTGCATCGTTTTCTGTTTATTCTTGGTTTTACTCATGTGCTTTACAGTTTCGTGACAGTGGTTCTGTCGATGATTAAG ATATATAGCTGGAGGAAGTGGGAAACTCAAGCATGTACACTCTCAAGGGAGCAGTTGCAACGTAAG CTAGGAGAAAGGTTATGCGAAGGCAATCTACCTTTGTTTTCCATCATGCATCTCACCCATGGAGCAAAAGTAAAATACTTCTTTGGATG TAACCAAATGTTGCAGTTGTGCTTTCTGCGCCAATTTAAGGGTTCTATTAAAAAATCAGATTACATGGCATTAAGGTTGGGCTTTATCACA TATCATAAGTTGCCGCATTCGTATGACTTCCACAAATACATGGTACGGAGCATGGAAGATGATTACAATGGAAGTGTTGGTATCAG TTGGCCACTTTGGGCTTATGCAATAATATGCATCTTTGTCAATGTTCATG GTCTTAATATATATTTCTGGCTATCATTTGCCCCTGTCATT ATCGTCCTGCTTGTGGGCACTGAGCTGCAGCATGTTGTGGCTCAGTTGGCACTGGAGGTTGTTGAGGCAACAGCCACAAATGTTGGAACACAACTGAAACTGCGGGATGATCTCTTCTGGTTTGGAAAACCTCGGGTTCTGTGGTGGCTTATACAGTTCATCTCGTTCCAG AATGCCTTTGAGATGGCGACATTCTTATGGTCTCTG TGGGAACTGAGTGCAAATTCTTGCTTCATGAAGAACCAGTACATGGTTGTTATTCGCTTGGCTTCTGG GCTGCTTGTTCAAATTTGGTGCAGCTACAGTACACTGCCTCTTAACGTGATTATCTCCCAG ATGGGTTCCAAGTTCAAGAAGTCACTGGTCTCCGAGAGCGTGAGGGACTCCCTCCACAGCTGGTGCAAGAGGATCAAAGACAGGAGGCACAACCCGCTCTTCATGCGGAACGGGACACTCACGTCGAGGTCGGTCTGCTCCCTCGGCACGCTGTCGAGGACTGTGTCGGCGTCGTCCCTGGATGAGGCGCTGACTGTGGTCACtgtcgacgacgaggaggagatctcTCACATCGAGCAAGATATTCGACACCCTTAG
- the LOC123096274 gene encoding MLO-like protein 4 isoform X2 yields MAEEGRSLAETPTWSVATVTTLMVAACFLIERSLSRLAKWLRKTKRKAMLAALEKIREELMLLGVISLLLSQTARWISEICVPSTLFTSKFYMCTEKDFADLDHHGDGTANDTHIARILVGGQSMHVCDEGHEPFVSYEGLEQLHRFLFILGFTHVLYSFVTVVLSMIKIYSWRKWETQACTLSREQLQPRRKVMRRQSTFVFHHASHPWSKSKILLWMLCFLRQFKGSIKKSDYMALRLGFITYHKLPHSYDFHKYMVRSMEDDYNGSVGISWPLWAYAIICIFVNVHGLNIYFWLSFAPVIIVLLVGTELQHVVAQLALEVVEATATNVGTQLKLRDDLFWFGKPRVLWWLIQFISFQNAFEMATFLWSLWELSANSCFMKNQYMVVIRLASGLLVQIWCSYSTLPLNVIISQMGSKFKKSLVSESVRDSLHSWCKRIKDRRHNPLFMRNGTLTSRSVCSLGTLSRTVSASSLDEALTVVTVDDEEEISHIEQDIRHP; encoded by the exons ATGGCGGAGGAGGGGAGGTCTCTGGCGGAGACGCCGACGTGGTCGGTTGCCACGGTCACCACGCTCATGGTCGCCGCATGCTTCCTCATCGAGCGCTCGCTCTCACGCCTCGCCAAG TGGCTGCGGAAGACGAAGCGGAAGGCCATGCTCGCCGCACTCGAGAAGATCCGCGAAG AACTGATGCTGCTTGGCGTGATATCACTGCTGCTGAGCCAGACGGCCAGGTGGATATCAGAGATCTGCGTGCCATCGACACTCTTCACCAGCAAATTCTATATGTGCACAGAGAAAGATTTCGCCGATCTGGACCATCATGGGGATGGCACTGCTAACGACACCCACATTGCTAGAATCCTAGTTGGCGGTCAGTCGATGCATGTTTGCGATGAG GGTCATGAACCTTTTGTTTCATATGAGGGTCTTGAGCAGCTGCATCGTTTTCTGTTTATTCTTGGTTTTACTCATGTGCTTTACAGTTTCGTGACAGTGGTTCTGTCGATGATTAAG ATATATAGCTGGAGGAAGTGGGAAACTCAAGCATGTACACTCTCAAGGGAGCAGTTGCAAC CTAGGAGAAAGGTTATGCGAAGGCAATCTACCTTTGTTTTCCATCATGCATCTCACCCATGGAGCAAAAGTAAAATACTTCTTTGGATG TTGTGCTTTCTGCGCCAATTTAAGGGTTCTATTAAAAAATCAGATTACATGGCATTAAGGTTGGGCTTTATCACA TATCATAAGTTGCCGCATTCGTATGACTTCCACAAATACATGGTACGGAGCATGGAAGATGATTACAATGGAAGTGTTGGTATCAG TTGGCCACTTTGGGCTTATGCAATAATATGCATCTTTGTCAATGTTCATG GTCTTAATATATATTTCTGGCTATCATTTGCCCCTGTCATT ATCGTCCTGCTTGTGGGCACTGAGCTGCAGCATGTTGTGGCTCAGTTGGCACTGGAGGTTGTTGAGGCAACAGCCACAAATGTTGGAACACAACTGAAACTGCGGGATGATCTCTTCTGGTTTGGAAAACCTCGGGTTCTGTGGTGGCTTATACAGTTCATCTCGTTCCAG AATGCCTTTGAGATGGCGACATTCTTATGGTCTCTG TGGGAACTGAGTGCAAATTCTTGCTTCATGAAGAACCAGTACATGGTTGTTATTCGCTTGGCTTCTGG GCTGCTTGTTCAAATTTGGTGCAGCTACAGTACACTGCCTCTTAACGTGATTATCTCCCAG ATGGGTTCCAAGTTCAAGAAGTCACTGGTCTCCGAGAGCGTGAGGGACTCCCTCCACAGCTGGTGCAAGAGGATCAAAGACAGGAGGCACAACCCGCTCTTCATGCGGAACGGGACACTCACGTCGAGGTCGGTCTGCTCCCTCGGCACGCTGTCGAGGACTGTGTCGGCGTCGTCCCTGGATGAGGCGCTGACTGTGGTCACtgtcgacgacgaggaggagatctcTCACATCGAGCAAGATATTCGACACCCTTAG